The Aureibacter tunicatorum genome includes a window with the following:
- a CDS encoding dihydrofolate reductase — translation MIRLAFVIDKNNKVGSTSQVTAEEWPEPLVPEIEKMFFNQNAIVGSVTYAHNLEVFANLDPGDKELIVLTRNKNFDLHGNEKAILATDFMQVVEKYKDSDEVLVVGGGKVVWELFLPFADEMTVAIYDEELPWDIEFSSWKDAPMVEVRRDHYEGGVTVYYEKEKELAL, via the coding sequence ATGATCAGATTAGCATTTGTTATAGATAAAAATAATAAGGTAGGTTCTACAAGCCAAGTAACCGCTGAAGAATGGCCAGAGCCTTTAGTTCCTGAGATTGAAAAAATGTTCTTCAATCAGAATGCGATAGTTGGAAGCGTAACTTACGCTCATAATTTGGAGGTTTTCGCCAACCTTGACCCGGGAGACAAAGAACTTATTGTCCTAACACGAAACAAGAATTTTGACCTGCATGGCAATGAAAAGGCTATTTTGGCAACTGATTTCATGCAAGTTGTTGAAAAATACAAAGATTCCGACGAGGTGCTTGTTGTTGGCGGAGGCAAAGTAGTATGGGAACTATTCCTGCCTTTTGCCGATGAAATGACCGTTGCCATTTATGATGAAGAACTTCCATGGGATATCGAATTCAGCTCGTGGAAAGATGCTCCAATGGTTGAGGTGAGGCGCGACCATTATGAAGGTGGTGTTACCGTCTACTATGAAAAAGAAAAAGAGCTTGCTCTATGA
- a CDS encoding oxidoreductase encodes MKKVVLVTGASSGFGKFTALELIKKGYTVYGAARRVNKMQELNEAGGHSIAMDVTNDESVDEGIKQIIKEQGRIDVLVNNAGYGSYSFIETADLEQMKRMYDVNVWGLVRVTQHVLPYMRKEKKGKIINISSIAGKASLAFMGFYSSSKFAVESISDALRQEVGRFGIDVAIIEPGAFSTGFEDTVFNELKEVKVGEAYQPILDNFTPSFKKTYENAPTPEPVVKAIVSAIERKKPKTRYAVGMDAKMGVFMKSLLSDRIFDNMMLSQMNMK; translated from the coding sequence ATGAAAAAGGTAGTATTAGTTACAGGAGCAAGTTCGGGATTTGGAAAATTCACGGCTTTAGAATTGATCAAAAAAGGATATACAGTATATGGCGCGGCCAGAAGAGTGAATAAAATGCAAGAATTAAACGAGGCAGGCGGTCATTCGATAGCAATGGATGTGACCAATGATGAATCGGTAGATGAAGGCATAAAGCAAATTATCAAGGAGCAAGGAAGAATCGATGTATTAGTGAATAATGCTGGTTACGGTTCTTATTCATTCATCGAAACGGCGGACCTAGAACAGATGAAAAGAATGTACGATGTGAATGTGTGGGGGCTGGTGAGAGTGACTCAGCATGTTTTGCCTTATATGAGAAAAGAAAAGAAAGGCAAAATCATCAATATAAGCTCAATAGCTGGAAAAGCAAGTTTGGCTTTTATGGGATTCTATTCTTCATCCAAGTTCGCTGTCGAATCCATTTCCGATGCGTTAAGACAAGAAGTTGGTCGATTCGGCATAGATGTGGCGATCATCGAACCGGGAGCATTTAGCACAGGCTTCGAAGATACAGTGTTTAATGAATTGAAGGAAGTGAAAGTAGGAGAGGCTTATCAACCCATACTAGATAACTTCACTCCTTCATTTAAAAAGACTTACGAAAATGCGCCCACACCGGAACCTGTTGTAAAGGCAATCGTTTCCGCAATTGAAAGAAAAAAACCAAAAACGCGCTATGCAGTAGGGATGGATGCTAAAATGGGTGTGTTTATGAAAAGCTTGCTTAGCGATCGGATCTTTGATAACATGATGTTATCGCAAATGAATATGAAATAG